Genomic segment of Gammaproteobacteria bacterium:
TTCGCCGATAAATCCATGCGCCGCAGTGAAGTGGAAGTGGCGCGCCTTGCCGCAGGGAGCGCGGTGTTCAGGATGGCTACGCAGGCGCTGGAACATAAGCCGGATGAAATTTGGGGCAGGCGCTCAGTGTTTTATCTGCAAGACAAACCGCTGCTGGTGAGCGAGATATTTTTGCCGGATCTTCTTGAAAATGAATCCTGATACCAAGGCGCGCCTGCATCAATATGTGCTCCTGACGCGGCTCAACCGGCCCATCGGCATCCTTTTATTGTTGTGGCCTACGCTGTGGGCATTGTGGATCGCGGGCGCGGGCCGTCCCGACCCGCTGGTGTTGGTCGTGTTCGTGCTGGGCGTAGTGTTGATGCGTTCGGCGGGGTGCGTGATCAACGATTACGCGGACCGGAACATCGACCCGCACGTGGCCCGCACGAGTGACCGGCCCATCGCCGCCGGGCGCGTCTCACCCCGGGAGGCGCTGACGCTGTTTGCTGCGCTGTGTCTGATGGCCTTCGGGCTGGTGTTATTGATGAACCGGCTGACCATCCTGCTGTCCTTGATTGGCGTGCTACTCGCGGCGGTTTACCCGTTCATGAAACGCTACACCCATCTGCCACAGGTGGTGCTGGGCATGGCGTTCGGCTGGGCAGTGCCGATGGTGTTCGCGGCGCAGACGGGCGAGATACCCAAAGTCGCCTGGCTGCTGTTCACCGCCACCGTGCTGTGGGCCACCGCCTACGACACCATGTATGCCATGGTGGACCGTCCCGATGACCTGAAGATTGGCGTCAAATCCACTGCGATTCTGTTTGGCGACGCCGACCGCCCGATCATCGGCGCCATCCAGATTTTGTTCCTGCTGGCACTGCTGCTGATCGGTAGGCAACTGGAAATGGGGCTGGCGTATTATATTGGCCTGGCTGCCGCCGCTGGCTTGGGTGTTTACCAGCAATACCTGATCAGAAACCGCGATGCGGCAGGCTGTTTCAAGGCGTTTCTCAACAACAGCTGGTTCGGCGCGGCGATATTTTGTGGCATAGTACTGGATTACCTTTTCTAAAAATTGTCATTGATACGCAAGGATATTCTTGAAATGACTTTAAAATCCGCGCCGCAGGAAGCGCAAAAACTGCAACGACTCGGGCTGGCGGTGATCGAAACCGAAGCGCGAGCGGTGTCTGCGCTTGTCTCGCGCATTGATGGCAACTTCGTCCAGGCCTGTCAGTACATGCTGGCCTGCGAGGGGCGCATCGTGGTGCTCGGCATGGGCAAGTCCGGCCATATCGGCGGCAAGATCGCGGCGACACTCGCCTCCACCGGTAGCCCGGCATTTTTTGTGCATCCCGGCGAGGCGAGCCACGGCGACCTGGGCATGATCACCGCCAAGGACGTCGTGATGGCGCTGTCCAACTCCGGCGAGACTGACGAGATCCTCACCATTTTGCCGCTGATCAAGCGGCTTGGTGTGCCTTTGATCGCACTTACCGGCAACCCGCGCTCCACGCTGGCGCACGCGGCGACGGTGCATGTCGACGTCAGTGTGGAACAGGAAGCCTGTCCACTCGGGCTGGCCCCCACCTCCAGCACCACGGCGACATTGGTGATGGGCGATGCGCTGGCCGTCGCGCTGCTCGAAGCGCGCGGCTTCACTGCCGAGGACTTCGCGCGCTCCCACCCCGGCGGACGGCTGGGGCGGCGTCTGCTGCTGCTGATCAATGACATCATGCACACCGGCGAGGCCATCCCCAAAGTGCGCGAGGACGCGCTGCTCAAAGAAGCATTGGTGGAAATGTCGCGCAAGGGGCTGGGCATGACGGCAATAGTCGATGAGCAAGGGCGCGCCATCGGCGTCTTCACCGATGGCGACCTGCGCCGCGCGCTGGATCATGAATTAGATGTGCATAGCACCGGCATCGCCGAGGTGATGACCCGCAACGGCAAAACCGTGCGCCCCGACAAGCTCGCCGCCGAGGCGCTCGCCATCATGGAAACCTGCAAGATCAGCGCGCTGCTGGTGGTAGATGAGAACGGCGCTCTGGTCGGCGCCCTGAATATGCACGACCTGCTGCGTGCGGGTGTGGTTTGATGAGTTTAGGTTTCAGTCCGACTCCAATAACAGAACCGGGGCGCATCCTTTGATGAGTACAATTAGGCACAGCGTAAAAGAAGTCCAGGCGATGATAAAACGCTCAAAGTCCATATTCACCTCCGTAACCACCAGCCTCACAACCTAACGCCACCCTCTATCACTGGCTGCTCCAGCCCGCAGAGAGATACCTTGCCAGCGCCTGAGTGAGCTGTTCCACATCCACCTGCCGTGCCTGGCCCTCACGCCGCGCCACGGCCCAGATGGGGTCGGGAAAGTGGGCGTCATCCGCAAGGCGCGGGATGACGTGCCAGTGAAGATGCGGCACCTGATTGCCGAGCGACGCCAGGTTGATCTTGTCTGGCTGTAGGGTTTCACGCAGCGCCTGCTCCACGGCAAACACCACGGACATCAGGTCATGCCGTTGCGCCAGGGCAAGATCGGTCATTTCTTTCACATGGGCCTGCCAGATAACCCGACAAAACCCAGGATAAGCGGCATCCTCCACAAGGATGACGCGGCACTGGCCGTCGCTCCAGAGCACTGTCTCCCGCGCCGGGTGACATAAAAGGCATAC
This window contains:
- a CDS encoding KpsF/GutQ family sugar-phosphate isomerase, yielding MTLKSAPQEAQKLQRLGLAVIETEARAVSALVSRIDGNFVQACQYMLACEGRIVVLGMGKSGHIGGKIAATLASTGSPAFFVHPGEASHGDLGMITAKDVVMALSNSGETDEILTILPLIKRLGVPLIALTGNPRSTLAHAATVHVDVSVEQEACPLGLAPTSSTTATLVMGDALAVALLEARGFTAEDFARSHPGGRLGRRLLLLINDIMHTGEAIPKVREDALLKEALVEMSRKGLGMTAIVDEQGRAIGVFTDGDLRRALDHELDVHSTGIAEVMTRNGKTVRPDKLAAEALAIMETCKISALLVVDENGALVGALNMHDLLRAGVV
- the ubiA gene encoding 4-hydroxybenzoate octaprenyltransferase, with amino-acid sequence MNPDTKARLHQYVLLTRLNRPIGILLLLWPTLWALWIAGAGRPDPLVLVVFVLGVVLMRSAGCVINDYADRNIDPHVARTSDRPIAAGRVSPREALTLFAALCLMAFGLVLLMNRLTILLSLIGVLLAAVYPFMKRYTHLPQVVLGMAFGWAVPMVFAAQTGEIPKVAWLLFTATVLWATAYDTMYAMVDRPDDLKIGVKSTAILFGDADRPIIGAIQILFLLALLLIGRQLEMGLAYYIGLAAAAGLGVYQQYLIRNRDAAGCFKAFLNNSWFGAAIFCGIVLDYLF
- a CDS encoding HIT family protein, producing the protein MSVCLLCHPARETVLWSDGQCRVILVEDAAYPGFCRVIWQAHVKEMTDLALAQRHDLMSVVFAVEQALRETLQPDKINLASLGNQVPHLHWHVIPRLADDAHFPDPIWAVARREGQARQVDVEQLTQALARYLSAGWSSQ